CATGCCCGCAGTCGCGCACTCGACTATGCGGTCTGGCCGGGCTGGCGCGTGCTGATGGAAGACGCCGGTTTGCGCACGGCGCCCGTGTTGCGCCGCGCGGGGCTGCCTGGTGACCTGTTCGCGCGGCCCCAGGTCAGGCTAGATCCGCAGCAGTTCTTTCAACTGTGGCAAGCGCTTGAGGCCGAGGCGCTGTCGCTCGATTCCGATCTGCCGGCGCCGCTGCGCATCGCCCGGGTGATGACCGCCGACTGGTTCGATCCGGAATTGTTTGCCGCGCTCTGCAGCCCCGATCTCGGCAGCGCACTCGCACGCATTGCAACGTATGTACGGCTGATTGCGCCGATGCAGTTTCACGTCGAGCGCGGCAGCCGGCAAAGCCGGCTCACCATCGACTTTCTCGGCGGCGTGATGGCGGCGCCGACGGTGTTCCTGGCGTTCAAGCTGATCTTCTTCGTGGGACTGGCGCGGCTGGCGACGCGGTCCCCGGTCCGACCGCTGCAGGTGGGGTTGCCGGGGCCGCCAACCGGCGCCGATGCCTCGCTCTACGAGGAATTTTTTGGCGCAACGATCCAGCCCGCACCGCTGGCAACGCTGGTATTTTCCAATGAAGACATGGATCGGCCGTTTTTAACGGAGAACCACAAGATGTGGCAGGTGTTCGAGCCCGGACTGCGCCAGCGCTTGGCCGACCTTGATTGCACTGCCGGCATGGCCGAGCGGGTGCGCAGCCTGCTGCTCGAGTTGTTGCCCGCCGGGGCGGTGTCGATGGGGGAAGTCAGTCGCAAGCTGGCGGTCAGCACTCGTACCTTGCAGCGCAAGCTGCACGAGGAGGGCACGACGTTCCAGCGTACGCTCGACGCCGTGCGCGATGCGCTGGCCCATCACTACCTGGGTAGCACCGCCATGTCGGCGGCGGAAATCTCGTTTCTGCTGGGATTTGAAGACGCCAATTCCTTCGCCCGGGCGTTCCAGGGCTGGACCGGCCATACGCCGCAAACGGTACGCAATCGATTGCGGGAAGCGGCGGCGACGTCTGCTGCGTCCATGCGCAGCAAGTGAAGGGCGGGGCGCGTGCGATATGGCCGCGCCCGGCCGTGCCGAGTCAGTTGCGGGCGTAAGCCTCGGCGTTGGATTCCGCACCGGCTTCGATACCGGCCAGTTCGGCTTCCGCCTCGCGGCGCAGGCGCGACATGTACTGCGGCGTGATGCCCAGGTACGAAGCGATGGCCCGCTGCGAGATGCGTGCTTCCAGGCCGGGATATTCCTCGCGGAATGCGGCCAGGCGCTCCTGGGCCGAGGTCTCACCGGTGGCGTAGGCGCGCTGGGCCAGGTTGTGCATGCCGTGCATGGCCGCCTGCAGGTGGTAATGCTGCATCACCTCGCTTTGGGCGCGCAGGGCGCTGGCCTGGGTCCAGTCGAGCGTAAAGCCGTGGATCGTGGTTTCCGCCACCAGGAACTGCACGGCCGGCTGGCCATTCTCACCGGCGATCAGGTCGGTGAGGGTAGTGGCCGACTCCCCTTCGCGATAAAAGCGCAGGGTGACCTCCACGCCGTCGCGGTTGAAGAACCCGCTGCGCGCCACGCCGCTGGCCAGCCAGTGTACCTGGGTGGCGACGGCGCCGGCACGCTGCAGGAACTCGCCCTTGCGCACGGTAAATGGCTGGGCGATCTGCGCCAGCTGGTCGGTGACATTGGTATAAGCCTCTTCGGTAACACCAAGACGTTTCATCGTCGCGGCCTTGAAGCGGTTCCGTTGTTTTATAAAATCTGCATTCATTGTTTTACGTCACGTGTTGTGACAAAACCGTCAACGGGCATAGAGTATAGGCGCGTTTGAAAATGCTGTGAAGCAAACTGGTTTCATCCATGGTCAGATAGTTGCTACCGCTAACATTCTACCCTTTTAACGAAATCCTCACATAATTACGTAAGGGTTACCCTTATTTGAACGGCGCGTGCTCGGCCAACTCGTCGATATATTCCTCGATGGCGGCAGTTTCCTGCGCCAGGAAATCGCCGATGGCGGCGGCAAAACGCGGGTCCGCCACCCAGTGCGCCGACCACGTGGGCGTGGGCGATAGGCCGCGCGACATCTTGTGCACGCCCTGGGCGCCGCCCTCGAAACGGGCGATGCCGTGCGCAATGCAATACTCGATCGCTTGCACGTAACAGGTTTCAAAATGCAGGCCCGAGACAAATTCCGTCGTGCCCCAGTAGCGGCCGTACATGATGCCGCCGCCCACCAGGTTGAGCGCCACGGCCACCGGCTGGTCGCCGCGCTGCGCCAGCACGATCATCAGGTTGTCGGCCATGTGTTCGCGCAATTGCTCGAAAAAGGCCAGGCTCAGGTAGGGTCTGTTGCCATGGGCCTGGTACGTGGACACGTAGCAGCGGTAAAAGAACGCCATCACCTCCTGCGTGATGGCGGCGCCGGCCAGGTGCTGGAAGGTGATGCCGGCGTCAAACACGCGGCGGCGGTCCTGGCGGATCTTCTTGCGCTTGTCCATCTTGAAGCTGGCCAGGAACGCGTCGAAATCGGCGTAGCCGGGATTTTCCCAGTGGAACTGCACTCCTTCGCGCAGCATGAAGCCGGCCGCTTGCAGCGCTTGCCGGTCCTGCTCGTCGGGGAACAGGATGTGCAGCGACGAGGTTTCCAACTGTTGCGCCACTTGCAGCACGGCGCGCGCGAGCAGGGCGCGGTCGTCAGGCGTGCGCGCCAGCAGGCGCCTGCCGGTCACCGGCGAGAACGGCACCGCCGAGAGCAGCTTCGGATAGTATTCGATGCCGTTGCGGTGGAAGGCGTCGGCCCAGGCGTGATCGAATACATATTCGCCGCGGCTGTGATGCTTGAGGTAGAGCGGCATGGCGCCGTGCAGCACGCCGTCGCGGTACATGACCAGGTAGCGCGGGGTCCAGCCCGTTTGTGGGCAGGCGCAGCGGGTGGTGTGCAGCGTGTGCAAAAAGCGGTATGCCAGCGTGGGATTGTCGCCGGCCAGCGCTTGCCACTGCTGCTCGTCCACGCCCTCCAGCGACTCGATGATCGAAAACTCTGCTTCTGACACACTGCCTCCTGCCCATGATGGTAGGCCAAGTCTAGCGTATCCACGCCCTTTGCGTTGGCGGTGCGCATGCGATAATTGGATTCCATGCCTGTGCACCACCGTCGGAAAGATCCTTTATGAGCTCGAATTTCCTCAATCTGTACACCCACGATTTCGCCCGCGTGGCCATTGCCGCGCCGGTGTGCCGCATCGCCGACCCCGCCTACAACGCCGAGCAGACCATTTTGCTGGCCAGCCAGGCGGCGGAGCAGGGCGCGGCCCTGGTGGCGTTCCCGGAACTGGGCCTGGCCGCCTATACCTGCGATGACCTGTTCCACCAGCGCGCCCTGCTCGACGCCTGCCTCGATGCGCTGGCGGAGATCGTCAACGCCTCGTTGCAGTGGAAGATGGCGGTCGTGGTGGGCGTTCCGCTGCGGGTGGAGCACCAGCTGTACAACTGCGCGGTGGTGGTGGCCAACGGCCAGATCCAGGGCGTGGTGCCCAAGTCGTACCTGCCCAACTACGGCGAGTTCTACGAAGCGCGCCAGTTCAGCAGCGGCGACTACGCGGTGGCGGTCGAGATGGACTTGCTCGGTGAACGCGTGCAGTTCGGCGCCGGGTTGCTGTTCGAGGTGGCCGACGTGCCGCTGCTCAAATTCCACGTCGAGATCTGCGAAGACGTGTGGGTGCCGGTGCCGCCGTCGTCGTTCGCGGCGCTGGCCGGCGCCACGGTACTGGTCAACCTGTCGGCCTCCAACGCGGTGATCGGCAAGGCCGGTTACCGCAACCAGCTGGTCGGCAACCAGTCGGCGCGCTGCATTGCCGCCTACCTGTACACGTCGGCCGGCGGCGGCGAGTCCACCACCGACATGGCGTGGGACGGCCAGGGCGTGATCTTCGAGAACGGCGAACTGCTGGCCGAATCGAAACGGTTTACCGACGAACCGGTGCTCACCTTTGCCGACATCGACCTTGAGCGCCTGTCGCGCGAGCGGATGCGCATGAATACATTCGCCCAATCGGTGCAGCGCCACGCGGCCGAAGTCAACAAGTTCCGCACCGTGTTCTTCGAGCTGGAGCTGTCGCGTGAAGAGCCGCTGGCGCTGCGCCGCTGCGTCGAGCGCTTCCCGTACGTGCCGGCCGATGCGCGCCGCCGCGACGAGCGCTGCAACGAGGTCTACAACATCCAGGTGCAGGCGCTGGCGCAGCGCCTCAGTTCCAGTGGCATCAAGAAGGTGGTGATCGGCGTCTCGGGCGGGCTCGATTCCACCCACGCGCTGCTGGTGTGTGCGCGCGTGATGGACAAGCTGGGCTTGCCGCGCACCAACATCCTGGCCTATACCATGCCCGGCTTTGCCACCAGCGAGCGTACGCTCAAGCAGGCGCACGCGTTGATGCAGCTGGTCGGCTGTTCGGCCCAGGAAATCGATATCCGCCCCAGCTGCATCCAGATGCTCAAGGACCTGGGGCACCCGTACTCCGAGGGCCAGGCGCAGTACGACATCACGTTCGAGAACGTGCAGGCCGGCGAGCGTACCAACCACCTGTTCCGGCTGGCCAACCACCACGGCGGCATCGTGGTCGGTACCGGCGACCTGAGCGAGCTGGCGCTGGGCTGGTGCACGTACGGCGTGGGCGACCATATGTCGCACTACAACGTCAACGCCAGCGTGCCGAAGACGCTGATCTCGCACCTGGTGCGCTGGGTGGCCGAATCGGGCGTGATCGGCCGCAATGATGCGCAAGTGCTGCTCGACATCCTCGGCACCGAAATCAGTCCCGAGCTGGTGCCCGGCACCGCCGGTGGCCAGCCCGAGCAGCGCACCGAGAGCACCATCGGCCCATACGAGCTGCAAGATTTTAATTTGTACTACGTGCTGCGCTTCGGCTTTGCGCCGTCCAAGGTGGCGTTCCTGGCGCTCAACGCCTGGCGCGACAGGACGCTCGGCCGCTGGCCCGATGGCGACCACGTGGCGCGCAACCAGTACGACCTGGCAGCGATCAAGCACAACCTCGGGATTTTCCTCGACCGTTTCTTCCGTACCAGCCAGTTCAAGCGTAGCTGCGTGCCGAACGGACCGAAGGTGGGCAGCGGCGGCTCGCTGTCGCCGCGCGGCGACTGGCGGGCGCCAAGCGATGGCCAAAGCGTTGTCTGGATGGAAGAATTACGCGCCATTCCGGTGCACGACTGACAAAAGTCCGGACTCGGCGTCAAGGCGGCTGGTAAGTGCGCTGTTGTCGATTACAATAGATCCATTGCTATTGCTGGCCAAGAATTTTTGATTCAAATAATAGGAGAAGTCATGAAACAGATTACCGCAGTGATCAAGCCGTTCAAGCTGGACGAAGTGCGCGAAGCGCTGGCCGAAGTGAACGTGACCGGCCTGACGGTGACCGAGGTCAAGGGCTTCGGCCGCCAGAAAGGCCACACCGAACTGTATCGCGGCGCGGAATACGTGGTCGATTTCCTGCCGAAGGTGAAGGTTGAAGTGGTCGTGGACGACGGCGTGGCCGAGCAGGTGGTGGACGCCATCATCAAGGCTGCCCGCACCGGCAAGATCGGCGACGGCAAAATCTTCGTGCAAAACGTCGAGCAGGTGATCCGCATCCGTACCGGCGAAACCGGCCCGGACGCAGTGTAAATCAGTTCAATACGTCACTCCCGCCCGGGAGTGACGCAGCCGCCGCCGTCGTTTTAACGGCGGTTGGCCCTGCGGCGCCATCCGATCAGCGCCAATCCTCCCATCAGCATCGCCCACGTCTGCGGTTCCGGCACTGCCAGCACCCGCACATTGTCGATTGCCGCCGCGCTGAAGCCGCTGGTCCGGTTGGCGGTCGAGAACGCGTAGAACCGTACTTCGTCCATCCCGCGTACGTCGCTCAGTCCCAGCACCGAAGCGCCGCTGAAATTGCCCGACCCCGTCAACAATCCGTCCAGGTAAGTGGTCCAGTAGCCGTGCCGGTTCAGGTAGCCCGAGCCGACGCCGAACTCGATGCTGGTGAAGTCGCGGCCATCGGCGACGCGGATGCCGATATAGGCATTGCTGCCCGCCGTCGCCAGGTAGTTGCCGGAGAACGCAGGGCTGAGTTCATTCGGCGCGTCGTAGCAATCGATGCCGGCGTAGCCGCAGCCGTTGTTGCTGGCCGAGCCGCTGGCAAAGAACAGCAGGCCGTCTTCGGTCCAGGTGTTCGACAAGGCCGCATTGCCTTCGAACGTGGCGGCGTGGTTGTAGCCGGCGAGAATGGCGCTGTTGCCGGTGGTGGCGGTGACCGCCGCTGCGGCGCTGCCGGCGGCGCCGGCCAGCAGCACCGAGAGGGCCAGGGTACGTAGATTCATGGGTTTTCCTGATGGGTTATGGTGTTGGAATCAGATCGACGGCATCCCAGGCATAGCCGGGGCTCAGGTACTTGACGCCGCTCGAGCCGCTGATGGCCGTGAGCGTCAAGATGTTCTGGCCCACCAGCAGCTCGCTGGCCGGGATGTTAAAGGTCAGCATGGTGTTATTGCCGCGATAGGTGCCAACCGTGAGGGTGCGGGTTTTCGGCTGGTTCGGCGCGGCCGGATTGGCCGAGCTCCAGCCGTTGACTGCGATCTTGGGGCGGCCGCCGGCGTAACCGACCGTGATGCCGGCGCGCAGCGTGTAGGCGCGGATTTCGCTCTGCTTGAGATTGAAGCGGATCACCAGGTTGCCGTTCACTTCCTTCCACTGGTAGGCCGGGAAACCGGTGGCCGGGGTGGAGGTGCCGATCACGTAATCGGGCACGGTCCAGGCGGCCATGCGCACATCCTGCGGGTGCATGGTGGTGAGCTTGTCGCCGTTGATGAACTCGTTGGGCGTGCCGTCCCAGTCGCCGATGCGCCACTTGGGCGTGACGCTGCTCGGGTCGCCCGCGACGGTGATGGTATTGAGCGTGGTGACGGCGCCGGCGTTGACCGTCACGCTGCGGGTATCCACCGCCAGCTCGTTCTTGTACACCGTCATGGTGTAGGTGCCGGGCAGCATGCCGGCGCTGCTGTAGTAACCGTTGGATGGGTTGGCGTCGGCATAGTACTGCGCCGTGGCGTTGGCGAAGCCGACCGTGTAGGCATAGCGCGTGTCGCGGTTGGCGATGCCCACGCCCGCCACGCCGCCACGGCCGCTGTCCGGCACGTAGCCGAGCAGGCCCATGCCGGCGAACCATGATGTATCGATGGCGCCCGGTGCGCTGCCGTCGGTGAAAGTCATGGTGTAGGTGTTGAGGATGCCGGGGCGGAACGCCTCGGTCTGCGCCTCGCCGTAGTTGATGATGTAGGTGATTTCCTGGTTGCTGGACGTGCCCTGGTTGAGCAGGCTGCGGTAGAACGGCCCGCCCGAGCCGCCTTCGTGGTTGTCGCGCACGATCCACAGGCCGGCGGTGGCGCTGGTGGCGCCGATGTAGCGCCAGTCCTTGAGCCGCATGTTCGAATAGTGCTTGGAGCGGGTTTCGCCGTTGGGCATGCCGAACACGTCGCCCGATTCGATGGCGCCGTTGGTGCCGCGCAGGTCGGACGGCACCGGGCCGTTGGGCAGCGCGGCGATCGGTACCCGCACGATGAAGCGCGCCAGGCCCAGCGTGCTCGGTTCGGTCGTGAAGTACGTGCCCATGTAGATGTTCGGATCGCCCCGGCGCGCCATGTAGTAGTGGGTGAGGTCGCCTGCTTGCACGGTGATCTTGATGGTGTCGGCGCCGACCGTGGTGGCGGTCACGGCCACCGCCGAGACATTGTTGTACAGGTAGTCGAAGCCCGAGTTCAGCTGGGTGCCGCGCGCCTGGTCCTGGTACTGTACGCCGTTGTAGATCATCGAGGCGATATCGCCGGCCGACTGGGTGCTCACGCCATTGTCGGTGCGGCGGATCTTGAACACCAGTCCGGCGCCGGTATCGACGGTGTAGAAGTTGGCGTCCTGGGTGAGGCCGAAGGTTGCGGCGTTGGCCAGCGTGGCATTGCTGGCGTCGGCGCCCGCGACCGTGGTGGTGGCGAGCGTGCGGGCCGCTGGCATGTTGCTGTCGCTGGTACTGCTGCCACTGCCACCGCAACCGGCGAACAGGGACAGCGCTGCCGCGCCGGTGAGGACGCGCAGGGTGTTGGTTTCCATGATTGTGTCTCCCTAAATATATTATTTATATTGAATAGGGCGCGCCGGCACGCTGACACACATAGTCTTGCGTTGCCCGGCGGCGGTCAACGCCGCCGATGCAACAATTGCAAATAAATCACTTTGCTGATTGTCAGCGACTATTTGTCGGACGGCAGATGTAACTCGAACTTCCACGTCACCAGCCGCATCACCGTGATCGAGGCGGCGCTGGCCCACAGGGCGACGTCGTCGGAGACGTCGGTGTATTGCAGGCCGATGTACATCCAGCAGCCGAAGAAGGCGCAGATGGCGTAGGGTTTGCCGTCGCGGAAGACCATCGGCACTTCGTTGCAGACGATGTCGCGCAGCACGCCGCCAAAGATGCCGGTGATCACGCCCATCATCGAGGCGATGAACAGCGGCATGCCCGCCGCCTGCGCCTGCGACACGCCCGCCACCGCGAACAGGCCCAGGCCGATGGCGTCGGCGATCACGATCAGGCGTTCGGACAGGATTTGCTTGAGGGTGCGCATCAGCGGCGCGGCGATCAGTGCCAGCACGAAAATCAGGATCGCGTATTCCTGGTGCATGACCCAGAACAGCGGCCGGCGGTCGAGCAGGATGTCGCGCAACGTCCCGCCGCCGAACGCGGTGATGAAGGCCACCGTGAATACGCCCACCAGGTCCATGCGCTTGCGGCGTGCCTCCACGAACCCGGAAAACGCGCCCACCAGGATCGCCACGATCTCGATGACGGTGACCAGGGAAACGTGAACCGGAACGTGGGACATGTAGGGCATCGGGTGCGAACGGTAGCGGAAGTCGAAGATTGCTCAGGTTAACATGACCGCCGCCAACCGTGTAACTTAGTTGCTCGGCTGACACGCTGCGAAGCTTGCTGCGCCTGCTTAGGCGATTTGGCCGCCCCGACTGCACCTAATTCATTAATGAATTATGATGCTGTTCAGATCAACTTTAAAGTTTGAGCGATGACCGCATTATTTACCCCGTTTTCCCTCAAGGACGTCACGCTGCGCAACCGTATCGCGGTGCCGCCGATGTGCCAGTACAGCGCCGACGATGGCCTCACCAACGATTGGCACCAGGTGCATTACCCGGCCCTGGCGCGTGGCGGCGCCGGCCTGGTGATCGTGGAAGCGACCGCCGTGTCGCCGGAAGGGCGCATCACCCCCGGTTGCCTGGGCCTGTGGAACGACGAGCAGGCCGCCGGCCTGGCCCGCATTGCCGCCGGCATCAAGGCCGCCGGCGCCGTGCCCGGCATCCAGATCGCCCATGCCGGCCGCAAAGCCAGCGCCAACAAGCCGTGGGAAGGCGACGATCACATCGCTGCCGACGATCCGCGCAGCTGGCAAACCATCGCACCGTCGGCCGTGGCGTTCGGCGCCAACCTGCCGCAGGTGCCCAAGGCCATGACGCTCGACGACATCGAGCGGGTGAAGGCAGATTTCGTCGCGTCCGCCCAGCGTGCGCGTGACGCCGGCTTCCAGTGGCTCGAACTGCATTTCGCCCATGGCTACCTGGCGCAAAGCTTTTTCAATGTTGATGCCAACGTGCGTGACGATGCCTACGGCGGCGACTACGCCGGCCGTAGCCGCTTCATGCTGGAAACTCTGGCGGCCGTGCGCGCGGTATGGCCCGAGCACCTGCCGTTGACAGCCCGTTTCGGCGTGATCGAATATGACGGCCGCGACGAGCAGACGCTGGCGGAGTCGATCGATGTCACGCGCGCGATGCATCAGGGCGGGCTCGATCTGCTCAACGTGAGCGTGGGCTTCTCCACCCCGAACGGCAATGTTCCGTGGGGAACGCCCTTCCTGGCGCCGATCGCCGAACGGGTGCGCCGCGAGGCGGCCTTGCCGGTGGCGTCGTCGTGGGGGATCGATGCGGCGGAGGTGGCCAACCGCGTGGTGGCCGACCAGCAGATGGACCTGGTGATGATCGGCCGCGCTTTCCTGGCCAATCCGCACTACGCCGCGCAGATGGCGGCGGAGTTGAAAGTGGAGCGTCCTACGTGGCTGCTGCCAGCGCCGTATGCGCACTGGCTGGAAAAGTATCGCCCTGGTTGATTAGCGCTCGGGCCGCAGCGCGGCCCTCAGCAGCACCATCAGCGCGCCTTCTCCACCTTCCGAGGAGCGCGCCTGGCAGAATGCCACCACTTCTTCTTTTTGCACCAGCCAGCTGTGCACCATCGATTTGAGCACTGGTTCCTGGCCGCGCGAACCAAAACCGCGGCCGTGAATTACGCACACGCAGCGATGGTTGCGCATGGTCGAACGGCGTAAAAAGTCGCCGATGGCGTCGCGCGCCTGGTCGCGCCGCATGCCGTGCAGATCGAGCTCGTCCTGCACCGGCCAGTGGCCCTTGCGCAATTTTTTCACCACGTCGGAACCGACGCCGGGCGCGGCGTAATTGAGCGCCGGGTCTTCTTCCAGGTAATGATCGACTTCAAACAGGTCGGACAGCGATTCGCGCAGCACTGCAGCGTCGTCCTCGGCTTGCGTCAGCTTGCGCTTGACGGGCAGGGCGGCACCGGCCGTTTTCGGCAACTGCGGCACATGGCGGTCCGATTCGGGCAGGCGCTTGACGCCGCCGAGCGCCGACTGGAAGATATTCGCCTCAACCACCTGGGTCTTTTCCCGCTTGACGCGCTCCGCCTCGGCGGCGGCGCGCGCCTCGGTCTGTTCCCTGAGCTGCTTGCTCAGCGATTTCAGTTCCGAGAAGTCTTTCATCGCGGCTTACTCCTGCGCTTCGAGGTAGCGCTGGGCGTCCAGTGCGGCCATGCAACCGGTGCCGGCGCTGGTGATCGCCTGGCGGTAGATATGGTCCTGCACGTCGCCAGCGGCAAACACGCCCGGGGCGGTGGTGGCAGTGGCCATGCCTTCGGTGCCCGAACGCGTTTTGATGTAGCCGTTGTGCATTTCCAGCTGGCCTTCGAAGATGCCGGTGTTCGGCTTGTGGCCGATCGCCACGAACAGGCCGTGCACGGTGATTTCCGAGACGGCGCCGTCGTCGGTCGATTGCAATTTCAGGCCGGTCACGCCGCCTTCGTTGCCGAGCACTTCCTGCAGCGTGTGGTTGTACTTGATCTCGATCTTGCCTTCGGCAACCTTGGCGTGCAGGCGGTCGATCAGGATCGCTTCGGCGCGGAACTTGTCGCGGCGGTGAATCAGCGTGACCTTGTTGGCGATGTTCGACAGGTACAGCGCTTCCTCGACTGCGGTGTTGCCGCCGCCGATCACGGCCACTTCCTGGTTGCGGTAGAAGAAGCCGTCGCAGGTGGCGCAAGCGGAGACGCCACGGCCCATGAATTCCTGCTCGGTCGGCAGGCCCAGGTACTGGGCCGACGCGCCGGTGGCAATGATCAGGGTGTCGCACGTGTATTCATGGCTGTCGCCCAGCAGGCGGATCGGCTTTTCCGACAGGAAGGTCGTGTGGATGTGATCGAACACGATCTCGGTCTTGAAACGCTCGGCGTGTTGCAGCAGGCGCTGCATCAGGTCCGGGCCTTGCACGCCCATCGGGTCGCCGGGCCAGTTTTCGACATCGGTGGTGGTCATCAACTGGCCGCCTTGTTCCACGCCGGTGACCAGCATCGGGTTCAGGTTGGCGCGGGCGGCATAAACGGCGGCGCTGTAGCCGGCAGGGCCCGAACCGAGGATCAGAACGCGGGCGTGTTTGGTAGTGGTCATGG
This is a stretch of genomic DNA from Duganella zoogloeoides. It encodes these proteins:
- a CDS encoding NAD(+) synthase, which gives rise to MSSNFLNLYTHDFARVAIAAPVCRIADPAYNAEQTILLASQAAEQGAALVAFPELGLAAYTCDDLFHQRALLDACLDALAEIVNASLQWKMAVVVGVPLRVEHQLYNCAVVVANGQIQGVVPKSYLPNYGEFYEARQFSSGDYAVAVEMDLLGERVQFGAGLLFEVADVPLLKFHVEICEDVWVPVPPSSFAALAGATVLVNLSASNAVIGKAGYRNQLVGNQSARCIAAYLYTSAGGGESTTDMAWDGQGVIFENGELLAESKRFTDEPVLTFADIDLERLSRERMRMNTFAQSVQRHAAEVNKFRTVFFELELSREEPLALRRCVERFPYVPADARRRDERCNEVYNIQVQALAQRLSSSGIKKVVIGVSGGLDSTHALLVCARVMDKLGLPRTNILAYTMPGFATSERTLKQAHALMQLVGCSAQEIDIRPSCIQMLKDLGHPYSEGQAQYDITFENVQAGERTNHLFRLANHHGGIVVGTGDLSELALGWCTYGVGDHMSHYNVNASVPKTLISHLVRWVAESGVIGRNDAQVLLDILGTEISPELVPGTAGGQPEQRTESTIGPYELQDFNLYYVLRFGFAPSKVAFLALNAWRDRTLGRWPDGDHVARNQYDLAAIKHNLGIFLDRFFRTSQFKRSCVPNGPKVGSGGSLSPRGDWRAPSDGQSVVWMEELRAIPVHD
- a CDS encoding Crp/Fnr family transcriptional regulator, yielding MKRLGVTEEAYTNVTDQLAQIAQPFTVRKGEFLQRAGAVATQVHWLASGVARSGFFNRDGVEVTLRFYREGESATTLTDLIAGENGQPAVQFLVAETTIHGFTLDWTQASALRAQSEVMQHYHLQAAMHGMHNLAQRAYATGETSAQERLAAFREEYPGLEARISQRAIASYLGITPQYMSRLRREAEAELAGIEAGAESNAEAYARN
- a CDS encoding Smr/MutS family protein, whose product is MKDFSELKSLSKQLREQTEARAAAEAERVKREKTQVVEANIFQSALGGVKRLPESDRHVPQLPKTAGAALPVKRKLTQAEDDAAVLRESLSDLFEVDHYLEEDPALNYAAPGVGSDVVKKLRKGHWPVQDELDLHGMRRDQARDAIGDFLRRSTMRNHRCVCVIHGRGFGSRGQEPVLKSMVHSWLVQKEEVVAFCQARSSEGGEGALMVLLRAALRPER
- a CDS encoding PEP-CTERM sorting domain-containing protein, with the translated sequence MNLRTLALSVLLAGAAGSAAAAVTATTGNSAILAGYNHAATFEGNAALSNTWTEDGLLFFASGSASNNGCGYAGIDCYDAPNELSPAFSGNYLATAGSNAYIGIRVADGRDFTSIEFGVGSGYLNRHGYWTTYLDGLLTGSGNFSGASVLGLSDVRGMDEVRFYAFSTANRTSGFSAAAIDNVRVLAVPEPQTWAMLMGGLALIGWRRRANRR
- a CDS encoding AraC family transcriptional regulator; the encoded protein is METHIATLHHHARSRALDYAVWPGWRVLMEDAGLRTAPVLRRAGLPGDLFARPQVRLDPQQFFQLWQALEAEALSLDSDLPAPLRIARVMTADWFDPELFAALCSPDLGSALARIATYVRLIAPMQFHVERGSRQSRLTIDFLGGVMAAPTVFLAFKLIFFVGLARLATRSPVRPLQVGLPGPPTGADASLYEEFFGATIQPAPLATLVFSNEDMDRPFLTENHKMWQVFEPGLRQRLADLDCTAGMAERVRSLLLELLPAGAVSMGEVSRKLAVSTRTLQRKLHEEGTTFQRTLDAVRDALAHHYLGSTAMSAAEISFLLGFEDANSFARAFQGWTGHTPQTVRNRLREAAATSAASMRSK
- a CDS encoding rhamnogalacturonan lyase B N-terminal domain-containing protein, with translation METNTLRVLTGAAALSLFAGCGGSGSSTSDSNMPAARTLATTTVAGADASNATLANAATFGLTQDANFYTVDTGAGLVFKIRRTDNGVSTQSAGDIASMIYNGVQYQDQARGTQLNSGFDYLYNNVSAVAVTATTVGADTIKITVQAGDLTHYYMARRGDPNIYMGTYFTTEPSTLGLARFIVRVPIAALPNGPVPSDLRGTNGAIESGDVFGMPNGETRSKHYSNMRLKDWRYIGATSATAGLWIVRDNHEGGSGGPFYRSLLNQGTSSNQEITYIINYGEAQTEAFRPGILNTYTMTFTDGSAPGAIDTSWFAGMGLLGYVPDSGRGGVAGVGIANRDTRYAYTVGFANATAQYYADANPSNGYYSSAGMLPGTYTMTVYKNELAVDTRSVTVNAGAVTTLNTITVAGDPSSVTPKWRIGDWDGTPNEFINGDKLTTMHPQDVRMAAWTVPDYVIGTSTPATGFPAYQWKEVNGNLVIRFNLKQSEIRAYTLRAGITVGYAGGRPKIAVNGWSSANPAAPNQPKTRTLTVGTYRGNNTMLTFNIPASELLVGQNILTLTAISGSSGVKYLSPGYAWDAVDLIPTP
- a CDS encoding GNAT family N-acetyltransferase, which translates into the protein MSEAEFSIIESLEGVDEQQWQALAGDNPTLAYRFLHTLHTTRCACPQTGWTPRYLVMYRDGVLHGAMPLYLKHHSRGEYVFDHAWADAFHRNGIEYYPKLLSAVPFSPVTGRRLLARTPDDRALLARAVLQVAQQLETSSLHILFPDEQDRQALQAAGFMLREGVQFHWENPGYADFDAFLASFKMDKRKKIRQDRRRVFDAGITFQHLAGAAITQEVMAFFYRCYVSTYQAHGNRPYLSLAFFEQLREHMADNLMIVLAQRGDQPVAVALNLVGGGIMYGRYWGTTEFVSGLHFETCYVQAIEYCIAHGIARFEGGAQGVHKMSRGLSPTPTWSAHWVADPRFAAAIGDFLAQETAAIEEYIDELAEHAPFK
- a CDS encoding trimeric intracellular cation channel family protein, which translates into the protein MSHVPVHVSLVTVIEIVAILVGAFSGFVEARRKRMDLVGVFTVAFITAFGGGTLRDILLDRRPLFWVMHQEYAILIFVLALIAAPLMRTLKQILSERLIVIADAIGLGLFAVAGVSQAQAAGMPLFIASMMGVITGIFGGVLRDIVCNEVPMVFRDGKPYAICAFFGCWMYIGLQYTDVSDDVALWASAASITVMRLVTWKFELHLPSDK
- a CDS encoding P-II family nitrogen regulator; the encoded protein is MKQITAVIKPFKLDEVREALAEVNVTGLTVTEVKGFGRQKGHTELYRGAEYVVDFLPKVKVEVVVDDGVAEQVVDAIIKAARTGKIGDGKIFVQNVEQVIRIRTGETGPDAV
- a CDS encoding NADH:flavin oxidoreductase/NADH oxidase; amino-acid sequence: MTALFTPFSLKDVTLRNRIAVPPMCQYSADDGLTNDWHQVHYPALARGGAGLVIVEATAVSPEGRITPGCLGLWNDEQAAGLARIAAGIKAAGAVPGIQIAHAGRKASANKPWEGDDHIAADDPRSWQTIAPSAVAFGANLPQVPKAMTLDDIERVKADFVASAQRARDAGFQWLELHFAHGYLAQSFFNVDANVRDDAYGGDYAGRSRFMLETLAAVRAVWPEHLPLTARFGVIEYDGRDEQTLAESIDVTRAMHQGGLDLLNVSVGFSTPNGNVPWGTPFLAPIAERVRREAALPVASSWGIDAAEVANRVVADQQMDLVMIGRAFLANPHYAAQMAAELKVERPTWLLPAPYAHWLEKYRPG